From Mesotoga infera, the proteins below share one genomic window:
- a CDS encoding L-arabinose isomerase produces MFVFQKGGLITITRDLEVWFITGSQELYGKEVLKKVEENSKKLVDALDGAISAPIKIAWKPVLKDANQIKRIIDEANSSKICIGLIAWMHTFSPAKMWIAGLKSLEKPFLHFHTQFEQKIPWNTIDMDYMNTNQSAHGGREFGFISARLELKRKVIAGHWSDSKVISKLEDFIRAALGWNEAHSLKVARLGDNMRDVAVTEGNKVDAQIDFGYEVHGFAVGDYIEGYFKQVKRSEAEELVNRYQEEYPIKKSTVSEEVFQASIREAARIEIALRRFLEDGGFKAFTTTFQDLHGMRQLPGIAVQRLMRDGYGFGGEGDWKSAALVRIMKVMAEGIDIGTSFIEDYIYHFEPGNIKELGSHMLEVCESIADGTPSLEVHPLSIGGKEPPARLVFNAKEGPAVQACIVEFGDRFRMIVNELEVVKQDEDMPKLPVARALWVPKPDLATAATAWILAGGAHHSSMSYTVTAEQLEDLSDMFGIEIVVIDDKTDITEFKKELRYNEVYYKLKKL; encoded by the coding sequence ATATTTGTATTTCAAAAAGGAGGACTGATTACTATTACTAGAGACCTTGAGGTGTGGTTTATAACGGGAAGTCAGGAGCTTTATGGAAAGGAAGTCTTGAAAAAAGTTGAAGAGAATTCAAAGAAACTGGTCGATGCACTTGACGGTGCAATTTCCGCTCCTATAAAGATTGCCTGGAAACCGGTTTTGAAGGACGCAAATCAGATAAAGAGAATAATTGATGAAGCTAATTCCAGCAAAATTTGCATAGGTTTGATAGCCTGGATGCACACGTTTTCACCCGCGAAGATGTGGATTGCCGGACTGAAATCACTTGAAAAGCCTTTCCTTCACTTCCATACTCAGTTCGAGCAGAAGATACCCTGGAATACCATCGATATGGACTACATGAACACAAACCAGTCCGCTCACGGAGGAAGGGAGTTTGGTTTCATCTCTGCAAGGCTTGAACTCAAGCGCAAAGTCATCGCAGGACACTGGAGCGACTCTAAGGTCATATCAAAGCTGGAAGACTTCATTAGGGCAGCGCTGGGTTGGAATGAAGCTCATTCACTCAAGGTCGCAAGGCTTGGCGACAACATGAGAGATGTTGCAGTTACTGAGGGGAACAAGGTCGACGCTCAGATTGATTTTGGTTATGAAGTTCATGGTTTCGCTGTTGGCGACTACATCGAGGGGTACTTCAAACAGGTCAAGAGAAGCGAAGCTGAGGAACTCGTGAATAGGTACCAGGAGGAATACCCTATCAAGAAATCAACAGTCTCTGAAGAAGTCTTTCAGGCATCTATAAGGGAAGCCGCTAGAATCGAAATTGCACTTCGCAGGTTTCTGGAAGATGGTGGATTCAAAGCATTCACAACCACTTTTCAGGACCTCCACGGGATGAGACAGCTTCCAGGAATTGCTGTACAGAGACTTATGAGAGATGGTTACGGATTCGGGGGTGAAGGTGACTGGAAGTCCGCGGCCCTTGTAAGAATTATGAAAGTGATGGCCGAAGGCATCGATATTGGAACCTCCTTCATCGAAGACTACATTTATCATTTCGAACCGGGGAACATAAAGGAACTGGGATCTCACATGCTAGAAGTTTGTGAATCCATAGCGGACGGCACACCTTCTCTTGAAGTACATCCCCTTTCAATTGGAGGGAAAGAACCTCCAGCGAGACTGGTATTCAATGCTAAGGAAGGCCCTGCAGTCCAGGCCTGTATAGTCGAGTTTGGAGACAGATTCAGGATGATAGTCAATGAACTTGAAGTAGTGAAGCAGGACGAGGACATGCCGAAACTCCCTGTTGCAAGGGCGTTATGGGTTCCAAAGCCAGATCTGGCGACAGCAGCGACCGCCTGGATACTTGCCGGTGGGGCGCATCACTCAAGTATGAGCTACACCGTTACTGCCGAACAGCTTGAAGACCTTAGTGACATGTTTGGAATTGAGATAGTAGTAATTGACGACAAGACGGATATCACGGAGTTCAAGAAGGAGCTTAGATACAACGAGGTATACTACAAATTGAAAAAGTTGTGA